The genomic interval CCATCGCATGACGGGGGTGAGTGGGACCGGCCCCACCGCGTCGTCCGCGGCACCTGGTGCGGTGATGGGCCTCTGGGGTGCGGCGATGGACCCCCGGGCCACCGCCGCCAGCTCTCGCACCGTCTGGTACTTGAACACGTCCCGGGCGCTGATCACGACTCCGGCCTCGGCGGCCCGGCTCACCAGCCGGATCGAGGAGATGCTGTCACCACCGAGAGCGAAGAAGTCCTCGTCGAGGGGGACGTGCGACAGGTTGAGCAGTTCACCGAAGAGCGCGGCGAGGACGCGCTCGGCCGGGGACGCCGGTTCCTGCGCCGCGGGCGCGGGCAGTGCCTCGGGCTCCGCGCGGTGCGGTTCCCGCAAGGGCCGTCGTTCGTCGTCACCCCCGAGGTCCACGTCCTCGATCCGCACCCCGGGATCCGCGGCGACGGCGCTCAGGAAGCGCACCAGCCCTCGCGCCAGCCGCTCGGCCGTGGCCGCGTCGAAGAGGTCGGTGCTGTACTCGGCGATGCCGTCGATGCCCGCCGGGCCGCCGTCGGCGTGGCGGCGCTCGCTCAGGTAGAAGGACAGGTCGAAGCGGGCGGCCCCGGTCTCGACCGTCTCGACGCTCACCTCCAGCCCGGGCAGGGCCAGTTCCGGCTGCGCGTTGTGTCCGGTGAACGCCAGCACGACTTGGAAGAGCGGATGCCGGGCGAGGGTGCGCTTGGGTGTGAGGGCGTCCACCAACACGTCGAACGGCACGTCCTGATGGGCGTATGCGGCGAGGTCGAACTCCCGTACGCGGCCCAGCAGTTCGCGGAAGGTGGGGTTGCCCGAGGTGTCCGTTCGCAGGGTGAGGCTGTTGACGAAGAAGCCGACCAGGTCGTCCAGCCTGCTGTCGGCGCGCCCGGCGACCGGCGTGCCGAGGACGATGTCGGTGCCCGAGCCGAACCGGGTCAGCAGTGCGGCGAATCCCGCCTGGAGGACCATGAAGAGGGTGACCCTGGAATCGGCGGCGAGGCCGGCGAGCCGCGCGTGCAGTTCGGCGTCGATCGTGAGGGCGGCCCGGTCGCCGTCGCCGCTGGGCTCGGCGGGCCTGGATCGGTCGGCCGGCAGGGGCAGTTCGTCCGGCGCGCCCGCCAGCGTCTCCCGCCAGAAGGCGATGTGTCGGCTCATCCGGCTGCCGGGCTCACCCGCCGAACCCAGCAGTTCGCGCTGCCATTGCGCGAAGTCGGCGTACTGGATGGCCAGTTGGGACCGCTGTGGGGTGTCGCCCCCGGCCCGCGCAGCGTACGCGGCCGCCAGATCGCGCATCAGGGGTGCCATGGACCAGCCGTCTACGGCGATGTGGTGGGCGAGCAGCAGTAGGACGTGGGTGTCGGCGTCGAGCGAGTACAGGGTGGCCCGCAGTGGAGTTTCGGTCGACAGGTCGAAGCGGGACCGCGCGGCGGCGGTGAGCAGCGCGGGGAGTTCGGCCTCGGTGGTCTGCACGACAGCAAGGTCCGGGCGGCCTGCCTCCGGGGTGAGGATCCGCTGGTACGGGGTGCCCTGGAAGTCGGGGTGGAGGGTGCGCAGTGGTTCGTGGCGTGCGACGAGGTCAACGAGGGCCGCGCGCAGCGCGTCCGGGTCGAGCGAGCCGGTCAGACGCAGGGCCCAGGGGACGGTATAGGTGGTGCCGCCGCCCTCGAGGCGGCTCATGAACCACATGCGCTGCTGGGCGTACGACAGCGGGATGGGCGCGTGTCCGCGTTCGTACGGCGCGAGTTCGGGGCCCCGTACGCCGTCGACCTCACGCAGCCGCTCGGCCAGTCCGGCGGGCGTCGGCGTGTCGAAGACCGACCGGACGGGCAGCGCGGTGCCGAGCGCGGCCCGGATCCGGTCGGCGAGGCGCATGGCGAGCAGGGAGTCGCCGCCGAGGTCGAAGAAGGCGTCGTCGGCTCCCACCCGGTGGGCCGGCACACCGAGCACGTCGGCGAACAGGCCGCACAGGATCTCCTCCTGCGGGGTGCGCGGGGCACGGCCCCCGCTCTGCGCCGACGGGGTCGGCAGGGCGGTGGGGTCGAGCTTGCCGTTGGCGGTCAGCGGCAACTGGTCCAGCCGTACGACGGCGGAGGGGACCATGTGCTCGGGGAGCGTGCGTGCCGCGTGGCGGCGCAGCGTGTCGGCGTCCACGGCCGCTGCGACGACGTAGGCGACGAGCCGTTCGTCCCGGACGAGGACGACCGCCCGTGACACGTCAGGGTGGCCGGCGAGCGCAGCCTCGACCTCGCCGGGTTCGATGCGGAAGCCTCGGATCTTGACCTGGTCGTCGGCGCGGCCCGCGTACTCCAGCTCCCCGTCCGCCGACCGGCGCGCCAGGTCGCCCGTGCGGTACATGCGGGTACCGGGCGCGCCGAACGGATCGGCCACGAACCGCCCTGCCGTCAGCCCGGGCCGCCCCAGGTATCCGCGCGCCAGACCCGCCCCGGCGACGTACAACTCGCCGGTCGTGCCCGGCGGCACGAGTCGCAGGCCCGCGTCCAGGACGTACGCGCGCAGGTCGGGAATGGCGTGTCCGATCCGGCCCCTGCCCTCGCGCGCCGGCTCCTTTGCGAGTGGCAGGCCGGTGACGTGGACGGTCGTCTCGGTGATGCCGTACATGTTCACCAGGACGGGTGCGTCCTGTGGGTGCCGCGTGTACCACTCGGCGACCCGCGTCATGTCCAGGGCCTCACCGCCGAAGACCACGTACCGCAGGGCGAGCCGGTTCCCGGTGTCGGGCAGGGCGGCGTCCGCGCGCAGGAGTTCGCCGAATGCCGAGGGCGTCTGGTTGAGCACCGTGACCCGTTCGCGGACGAGCAGCCGAAGGAACTCCTCCGGGTCACGGCTCACCGCGAACGGCACGATCACGAGCGTGCCGCCGTGCAGCAGGGCTCCCCACAGTTCCCAGACCGAAAAGTCGAAGGCGTAGGAGTGGAAGAGGGTCCACACGTCGTCGGGCCCGAAGTCGAACCAGTGACGCGTGGACGTGAAGAGCCGTACGACGTTGCGGTGCGGTACGGCTACGCCCTTGGGGCGGCCGGTGGAGCCGGAGGTGTAGATCACGTACGCCGTGTTGGCCGGGTCCGGGGGCGGCAGCCGCAGTGGGGCCGACGGATGGTGCAGCGACTCGGCGACCGTGACCACGGGGATCGCGCACCCGGTCGGCGCCGTCGCGTCCGCCGCGACGAGCAGCACCGGGTCGGCGTCGGCCAGCATGAAGGCCAGCCGATCCGCCGGGTACTCGGGGTCCATGGGCACATAGGCGGCACCGGTCTTGAGCACCGCGAGGACGGCCACCACCAGGTCCGGTGTGCGGGGCAGCGCCAGTGCGACCAGGCGCTCGGGGCCCGCACCGCGGTCGGCGAGCAGGTGGGCCAGACGGTTCGACCGCTCGTCGAGTTCCGCGTAGGTGAGGCGGGTGCCCTCGTGCACCACGGCCGTGGCATCAGGCGTACGGGCCGCCTGCCGGGCGAACAGCTCGGGGAGCGTGCCCTCCGGCGGCGCGGCCGCGGTGCTCGGCTGGGCCAGCAGCTGCTCCCGCTCGCCCGGCAGCAGCGCCTCGATCTCACCGACCCGCCGTGAAGGGTCGGCGGACAGCGCCGCCAGGACCGTGGCGAAACGATCCAGCAGGGTGCGGGCGCCGGTCTCGTCGTACAGGTCGGGCCGGTAGGACAGGCGCAGGGCCAGCCGGCGGCCGGGCAGTACGGCGAGGGTCAGCGGGTAGTGGGTGGCGTCGCGGCCGGCGAGCAGGGTGACCTGTGACGTGTGCGTGGCGGCGGGGTGGTTCTCGAAGGCCAGCAGGGTGTCGAAGAGGTCGCCTGCGCCGGTCGCGCGCCGGATGTCGGCGAGACCGAGGTACTGGTGCGGGAGCAGGGCCGCATGCCGGTCCTGCAGGCGGGTGAGGAACCGGGCGACGGTGTCGGCGTCGTCCCAGCGGACGTGGAGGGGAACGGTGTTGATGCAGAAGCCGACCAGCGAGGTCACGTTCGCCAGCTCGGGCGGGCGGATCGTGACGGTCTGGCCGAACACCGCGTCGCCGCGGCCGGTCAGCCGGCCCAGCAGCACGCCCCAGGAGCCCTGGACAAGGGTGTTGAGGGTGACCCCGACCGCCCGCGCGGTCGCTTCGGCGCGAGCGGTCAGTTCCTCGGGCAGCTCCACGATCAGCTCGTGCGGAAGGACCGGCGCGGTCGGCGCCCCGGGGGCCAGCAGGGTGGGTGCGCTCAGGCCGGACAGGGCGTCCCGCCAGGCCGCTTCCGCGGCGGCACGGTCCTGCCGGCCCAACCAGGCCAGGTAGTCGCGGTACGACGGCGGGGGCGGGAGCGCTGCCGGGTGCTCGCCCGAGTGGAGGGCGCCGAACTCACGGAAGAGCAGGTGCTTGGACCAGCCGTCCAGCAGGATGTGGTGGTTGGTGATCACCAGCCGGTAGCGGTCCGGTGCCCACCGCACGAGCAGGTGGCGCAGGA from Streptomyces sp. CC0208 carries:
- a CDS encoding non-ribosomal peptide synthetase; protein product: MTRSGISDVLPLSPLQEGLLFHAQYDDDQAPDVYAAQQVLELTGAVDPAAVRAAGQALLDRHPNLRACFRRRDGGAPIQIVPSDVELPWAEADLSAYDENGREAAWQRLLDEERVRRFDLARPPLLRHLLVRWAPDRYRLVITNHHILLDGWSKHLLFREFGALHSGEHPAALPPPPSYRDYLAWLGRQDRAAAEAAWRDALSGLSAPTLLAPGAPTAPVLPHELIVELPEELTARAEATARAVGVTLNTLVQGSWGVLLGRLTGRGDAVFGQTVTIRPPELANVTSLVGFCINTVPLHVRWDDADTVARFLTRLQDRHAALLPHQYLGLADIRRATGAGDLFDTLLAFENHPAATHTSQVTLLAGRDATHYPLTLAVLPGRRLALRLSYRPDLYDETGARTLLDRFATVLAALSADPSRRVGEIEALLPGEREQLLAQPSTAAAPPEGTLPELFARQAARTPDATAVVHEGTRLTYAELDERSNRLAHLLADRGAGPERLVALALPRTPDLVVAVLAVLKTGAAYVPMDPEYPADRLAFMLADADPVLLVAADATAPTGCAIPVVTVAESLHHPSAPLRLPPPDPANTAYVIYTSGSTGRPKGVAVPHRNVVRLFTSTRHWFDFGPDDVWTLFHSYAFDFSVWELWGALLHGGTLVIVPFAVSRDPEEFLRLLVRERVTVLNQTPSAFGELLRADAALPDTGNRLALRYVVFGGEALDMTRVAEWYTRHPQDAPVLVNMYGITETTVHVTGLPLAKEPAREGRGRIGHAIPDLRAYVLDAGLRLVPPGTTGELYVAGAGLARGYLGRPGLTAGRFVADPFGAPGTRMYRTGDLARRSADGELEYAGRADDQVKIRGFRIEPGEVEAALAGHPDVSRAVVLVRDERLVAYVVAAAVDADTLRRHAARTLPEHMVPSAVVRLDQLPLTANGKLDPTALPTPSAQSGGRAPRTPQEEILCGLFADVLGVPAHRVGADDAFFDLGGDSLLAMRLADRIRAALGTALPVRSVFDTPTPAGLAERLREVDGVRGPELAPYERGHAPIPLSYAQQRMWFMSRLEGGGTTYTVPWALRLTGSLDPDALRAALVDLVARHEPLRTLHPDFQGTPYQRILTPEAGRPDLAVVQTTEAELPALLTAAARSRFDLSTETPLRATLYSLDADTHVLLLLAHHIAVDGWSMAPLMRDLAAAYAARAGGDTPQRSQLAIQYADFAQWQRELLGSAGEPGSRMSRHIAFWRETLAGAPDELPLPADRSRPAEPSGDGDRAALTIDAELHARLAGLAADSRVTLFMVLQAGFAALLTRFGSGTDIVLGTPVAGRADSRLDDLVGFFVNSLTLRTDTSGNPTFRELLGRVREFDLAAYAHQDVPFDVLVDALTPKRTLARHPLFQVVLAFTGHNAQPELALPGLEVSVETVETGAARFDLSFYLSERRHADGGPAGIDGIAEYSTDLFDAATAERLARGLVRFLSAVAADPGVRIEDVDLGGDDERRPLREPHRAEPEALPAPAAQEPASPAERVLAALFGELLNLSHVPLDEDFFALGGDSISSIRLVSRAAEAGVVISARDVFKYQTVRELAAVARGSIAAPQRPITAPGAADDAVGPVPLTPVMRWLLERGGPIDRFSQSVLLTVPAQAGPDRLADALGTLLDHHAMLRSQLTTGPEAGSAPVLHVRPVGTVRAADLLDRRDVSGMADLHPAVAEEFDRVVGLLDPAVGAMVRAVWFDAGADRAGRLLLVVHHLAVDGVSWRILVPDLRAVWEALTAGRHPELPAVGTSFRRWATVLQEEARVPSRVAEVELWQRIAAAPHLPLGSRPLDPDRDTTATTRSLRLTLPADVTGPLLTTVPSVLRASVQDVLLTGLALGVADRYGSPHVVLDVEGHGREELAPGLELSRTVGWFTSLYPVHLDLTGVDVADALAAGPAADLAVGRVAEHLRELPDHGVGYGLLRHLDPDTAPELAKVPAPAIGFNYLGRFTAPDPSGTVPWAFAPESAALGTGADPDLAAAHVLEVGAVVRDTGAEPQLLAHWSWPDGVLAEPEVRALAESWFAALTALVSRSGDAVGQSVAGLSVAGIGRDELDELTAGLDS